The following coding sequences lie in one Arachis ipaensis cultivar K30076 chromosome B03, Araip1.1, whole genome shotgun sequence genomic window:
- the LOC107629363 gene encoding pentatricopeptide repeat-containing protein At3g53360, mitochondrial gives MSMITQGQVRYLCKCVKPIIQPISSSSYIDLMCKQHHYEEALHAFDFYIKNSSIQLEPSTYTNLILACTNSKSLEYGRKVHDHILNSNHRPDIVLHNHILNMYRKCGSLKDARKVFEAMQLRNVVSWTLMISGYSQNGQENDAIIMYLQMLRSGHLPDQLTFGSILKACSIAGDITLGWQLHGHVIKLGFGYHLIAQNALIAMYTKFGQIDHASDVFTTISTKDLISWGSMITGFTQFGNEIDALYLFRDMLRQGSYQPNEFIFGSVFSACSSLLEPEFGKQIHGVCTKFGLGRNTFAGCSLSDMYAKFGFLPSAKLAFYHIESPDLVSWNAIIAAFADSGDANESIYFFCQMMDSGLVPDSITFLSLLSACGSSMAPNQGKQIHSYIIKLGFDKHAPVCNSLLTMYTKCSNLQDAFNVFEDISENANLVSWNAILSACLQHKQAGESFRLFKLMISSANRPDNITIMNLLGTCAELASLEAGNQVHCLSVKSGLVLDVSVCNGLIDMYAKCGSLKSAQNVFDSTLNQNVISWSSLIVGYAQFGLAHEALNLFRRMRKFGIHPNEVTYLGVLSACSHIGLVEEGWHLYKTMQVELGIPPRREHFSCMVDLLARAGCLNEAETFIMKTGFDPDITTWKTLLSACKTHGNVDIAKRAAENILKLDPSSSAAMVLLCNIHASAGNWEDVAKLRSLMKQTGVPKVPGQSWIEVKDKIHVFFSDDTSHPQREKIYAMLEELWLQMLDDGYDSCKWLDIDI, from the coding sequence ATGTCAATGATTACTCAAGGACAAGTTCGATATTTATGTAAATGCGTAAAACCTATTATACAGCCAATATCAAGCAGCAGTTACATCGATTTGATGTGCAAGCAGCACCATTATGAAGAAGCACTCCATGCATTCGATTTCTATATAAAGAACTCAAGTATCCAGCTAGAACCAAGCACATATACGAATTTAATACTGGCTTGTACCAACTCTAAATCTCTTGAATATGGTAGGAAAGTTCATGATCACATTCTAAATTCCAACCATCGACCAGACATTGTTCTGCATAATCATATTCTTAATATGTATAGAAAATGTGGTTCTTTGAAGGATGCTAGAAAAGTTTTTGAAGCAATGCAGCTGAGAAATGTGGTCTCATGGACATTAATGATCTCTGGATACTCTCAAAACGGTCAAGAGAATGATGCCATCATCATGTATCTGCAAATGCTGCGATCAGGACATTTACCAGACCAGTTAACCTTTGGAAGCATACTCAAGGCTTGCTCTATTGCAGGTGATATAACTTTAGGTTGGCAACTGCATGGCCATGTAATCAAATTAGGATTTGGTTATCATCTGATTGCACAAAATGCTCTTATTGCAATGTATACAAAATTTGGACAAATTGATCACGCCTCAGATGTGTTTACTACAATCTCTACAAAGGATTTGATTTCTTGGGGTTCCATGATTACAGGGTTTACCCAATTCGGTAATGAGATAGATGCTTTATATCTTTTCAGAGACATGCTCAGGCAGGGTTCCTATCAGCCAAATGAATTTATATTTGGCAGTGTTTTCAGTGCTTGCAGCAGCCTGCTAGAGCCAGAATTCGGAAAGCAAATACATGGAGTATGTACTAAATTTGGTTTAGGGAGGAATACCTTTGCTGGATGTTCGCTCTCAGATATGTATGCAAAATTTGGATTCTTACCTTCAGCAAAACTTGCATTTTATCATATTGAAAGCCCTGATTTAGTGTCATGGAATGCAATTATTGCAGCATTTGCTGACAGTGGTGATGCTAATGAATCCATATATTTTTTCTGTCAGATGATGGATTCGGGATTGGTCCCAGATAGCATTACATTCCTCTCCTTACTTTCTGCTTGTGGGAGCTCGATGGCACCCAACCAAGGCAAGCAAATTCATTCCTACATTATCAAACTAGGATTCGATAAGCATGCACCTGTTTGCAACTCTTTGCTAACCATGTACACGAAGTGTTCAAATCTACAAGATGCATTTAATGTTTTTGAAGATATAAGCGAGAATGCCAATTTAGTCTCGTGGAATGCAATTCTTTCAGCTTGCTTGCAGCATAAACAAGCAGGAGAGTCTTTCAGATTGTTTAAACTAATGATTTCTTCTGCAAATAGACCTGACAATATCACCATAATGAACTTATTAGGAACTTGCGCAGAATTAGCTTCATTGGAAGCCGGGAATCAAGTCCATTGCCTTAGTGTTAAAAGTGGACTTGTGCTAGATGTTTCTGTCTGCAATGGATTGATTGACATGTATGCAAAGTGTGGATCACTTAAATCTGCTCAAAATGTTTTTGATTCAACTCTCAACCAAAATGTTATCTCGTGGAGTAGTTTGATTGTTGGTTATGCACAATTTGGGCTTGCACATGAAGCACTTAATCTCTTCAGAAGAATGAGAAAGTTTGGTATTCACCCTAATGAGGTCACATATCTCGGGGTTCTCAGCGCATGCAGTCACATTGGATTGGTGGAGGAAGGATGGCAcctatataaaaccatgcaagtCGAACTAGGTATTCCACCAAGAAGAGAGCACTTCTCATGCATGGTTGATTTGCTTGCTCGAGCTGGATGCTTGAATGAAGCAGAGACTTTTATCATGAAAACAGGATTTGACCCCGATATTACTACGTGGAAAACTCTCCTATCTGCTTGCAAAACTCATGGTAATGTTGACATTGCGAAGCGAGCTGCAGAAAATATACTAAAGCTTGATCCTTCCAGCTCTGCTGCAATGGTGTTACTTTGCAATATTCATGCTTCTGCCGGAAACTGGGAAGATGTTGCCAAACTAAGGAGCTTGATGAAACAAACAGGTGTACCAAAGGTTCCTGGTCAGAGTTGGATAGAAGTCAAGGATAAGATCCATGTGTTCTTCTCAGATGATACATCACATCCTCAAAGGGAAAAAATATACGCAATGCTTGAAGAGTTATGGTTGCAGATGTTGGATGATGGTTATGATAGTTGCAAATGGTTAGACATTGACATTTAG
- the LOC107629364 gene encoding aldehyde oxidase GLOX-like, with translation MVYETMVIIISCTKSMIITILILIIFCAVLINGANVKSSSSIGTKGQWQLLLHNSGVVSMHMALTNRNTVIMFDQTGAGQSGYKLRKRYNGTRCTTSHNDLVDPTCYAHSVEYDIAANKVRPLRLDPDTWCSSGSFLSNGTLLQTGGYGNGAKSIRFCRPCGGGGGGKNLTCGWIQSKKTLFDERRYASSQILAEHDRVVIVGGRNVFTYEFVPKINHEEKSFALPFLHQTNDKNSGGNNLYPFLHLSSDGNLFIFANRDSILLNARRNRVIKTFPRIPGHGSRNYPSSGSSVMLPLHHKDKFQKVEVMVCGGSTTGAFRAANDGMFLEGLRSCGRMVITGNHHKWNIEYMPQPRLLHDMLILPTGQILIINGAKHGCAGFDNARNASLEPYLYNPKRILGKRFKVLKSTSIARMHHSSATLLPDGRVLVGGGNPHPRYIFRNVAYPTELRLQAFVPHYMDKRYHNKRPMNLTIEYGNQIGYGKEFRVKFMVVKKGQISNNTVTFSAYAPPFTTHAFGMNQRMLKLRCKRMVVSKNGSVNAILEAPPSSFVAPSGYYLLTVVNAGIPSISQWIRFTHNG, from the exons ATGGTGTATGAAACAATGGTCATAATAATTTCTTGCACCAAATCCATGATTATCACAATCTTAATCTTGATCATCTTTTGTGCTGTGTTGATTAATGGTGCCAATGTAAAATCTAGTTCCTCTATAGGCACCAAAGGGCAATGGCAACTTCTACTTCACAATTCTGGTGTGGTCAGCATGCACATGGCATTGACCAATCGGAACACGGTTATAATGTTTGACCAAACCGGAGCCGGCCAATCAGGTTACAAATTAAGAAAACGCTACAATGGAACACGGTGCACCACAAGTCACAATGATCTTGTGGATCCTACATGCTATGCACACTCAGTAGAGTATGACATTGCTGCTAACAAAGTTAGGCCTTTGAGGCTTGACCCTGATACATGGTGTTCCTCTGGTTCATTTCTTAGCAATGGAACACTATTGCAAACTGGTGGATATGGCAATGGAGCTAAAAGCATAAGATTCTGTAGAccctgtggtggtggtggtggtggaaagAATCTTACATGTGGTTGGATTCAATCAAAGAAGACCCTTTTTGATGAACGGCGGTATGCTTCTAGTCAAATACTCGCAGAACATGACAGAGTTGTTATTGTTGGTGGAAGAAACGTATTCACATATGAATTTGTACCAAAAATTAATCATGAAGAAAAATCTTTTGCTCTTCcattcttgcaccaaaccaatgACAAAAATTCAGGAGGGAACAATCTCTATCCTTTTCTTCATTTATCATCTGATGGGAACTTGTTCATTTTCGCAAACCGTGATTCAATCCTGCTCAATGCAAGAAGGAACCGGGTGATCAAGACATTCCCTCGGATCCCCGGACACGGATCAAGAAACTATCCAAGTTCAGGCTCATCTGTGATGCTACCTTTACATCATAAGGACAAGTTCCAAAAGGTGGAAGTTATGGTATGTGGTGGTTCTACTACTGGGGCATTCAGGGCTGCTAACGACGGCATGTTCCTAGAAGGCTTAAGATCATGTGGGAGAATGGTAATTACAG GTAACCATCACAAATGGAACATCGAGTACATGCCGCAACCGCGCCTCCTCCATGACATGCTGATTCTCCCAACTGGCCAAATTTTGATCATCAATGGAGCAAAACATGGTTGTGCAGGGTTTGACAATGCAAGAAATGCTTCTCTTGAACCATACCTGTATAACCCCAAAAGGATACTTGGGAAAAGGTTCAAGGTGCTTAAGTCCACAAGCATTGCCAGAATGCACCATTCATCAGCAACCCTTCTTCCTGATGGAAGGGTCTTGGTTGGTGGTGGCAACCCTCATCCAAG GTACATATTTCGCAATGTGGCATACCCAACAGAATTGAGACTCCAAGCATTTGTTCCACACTACATGGACAAGAGGTACCATAACAAGAGGCCTATGAACTTAACCATAGAATATGGTAATCAAATTGGGTACGGTAAAGAGTTTAGAGTGAAGTTTATGGTGGTTAAGAAGGGGCAAATTAGTAACAATACTGTAACTTTCAGTGCATATGCACCACCATTTACAACACATGCATTTGGCATGAATCAAAGGATGCTTAAGCTTAGGTGCAAGAGAATGGTTGTGAGCAAAAATGGTTCAGTGAATGCAATTTTGGAAGCACCACCATCATCTTTTGTTGCACCTTCTGGTTACTACTTGCTCACTGTTGTTAATGCTGGAATTCCAAGCATTTCTCAATGGATTAGGTTCACACATAATGGTTAG
- the LOC107632403 gene encoding Werner Syndrome-like exonuclease, producing the protein MKMVMMEDNSSSKYVVVFDGLSIETIITHKANIVEEWIQQISSKEDMIIGLDTEWTKDKNKKTKVAILQLCVEDKCLIFQFFFNNIVPQCLRSFLMDPNFKFVGVGIENDIKRLKSDYGLECKNGIDLATFAGEKCDQNYSSRGLKFLAKELVGLDMKKSKDICTSEWKSKELTKDQIEYACIDAYASYKIGHYLLLQKEEVYPKPI; encoded by the coding sequence atgaaGATGGTTATGATGGAAGACAATTCAAGTTCAAAATATGTGGTGGTTTTTGATGGATTAAGCATTGAAACAATCATCACTCACAAAGCCAACATAGTTGAGGAGTGGATTCAACAAATTTCAtcaaaagaagacatgattattggattGGATACCGAGTGGACCAAAGACAAAAACAAGAAGACAAAGGTGGCAATTTTGCAATTATGTGTTGAGGATAAGTGTTTAATCTTTCAATTTTTCTTCAACAATATTGTTCCTCAATGTCTTAGGAGCTTTCTTATGGATCCTAACTTCAAATTTGTTGGGGTTGGAATTGAGAATGATATCAAGAGACTCAAGAGTGATTATGGGTTGGAGTGCAAAAATGGCATAGATTTGGCTACTTTTGCAGGAGAAAAATGTGATCAAAATTATTCATCTAGAGGGTTGAAATTTTTGGCCAAAGAACTTGTGGGGCTTGATATGAAGAAGTCAAAGGATATTTGCACTAGTGAATGGAAGTCAAAGGAGTTGACCAAAGATCAAATTGAATATGCATGCATTGATGCCTATGCTTCTTACAAAATTGGCCACTATCTCCTTCTTCAAAAGGAAGAGGTTTACCCTAAACCTATCTAA